The Candidatus Magasanikbacteria bacterium RIFOXYB2_FULL_38_10 genome includes the window TTGCTCAATTTTGGGTTGTTCGTTTGTTGGGGTGAGTTTGAATACAAGCCTCGACGATTTGCCCGCTACTGGAGAAAGCAGGCTGCCAAGTCTGATATAAAAATGCCTATGCCGATTATGATACCAGAGCCACCGGCGTGGTGGTTTAAGTACAGGAATAGACTAATTGTTCTTTGGTTTATGAATCTTTTATTGGGTGTTTCCCTAATATCCCTATGGGGAGTGGGAATAATTTAGTCTCTAATGCCAATTCGGCCGGCGCTTTCCCGCGTCGGTTTTTTTTATTTTGGCGTTTTTTTATTTGCTTTCCCATCTTTTAATTTGATATAATACAGCTGATTTAACTTTTAAAATAATCTTTTAAATAGTCAAAGTATGAACATTGCAATCAATGGTTTTGGCCGTATTGGCCGCTCGGCTTTCAAAGTTGGCTGGGGGAGGAAAAATTTTAACATCGTCGGCATCAATGATTTAACAGACACCAAAACTTTGGCGCATCTTTTACAGCACGACACTGCTTATCACAGATGGAATCACGAAGTTGATTTTGATGAACAAAATATTATTGTTGACGGGGTGAAGGTACCGGTTTTTGCTTCTAAAGATCCCACCATCTTGCCCTGGAAAGATTTAAAAGTTGATGTGGTGATAGAAAGTACGGGTAAATTTACTAGTGAAGAGGGTGCTAAAACTCATATCACAGCCGGCGCTAAAAAAGTAATTATCAGCGCCCCGGCCAAAGGCGGGGTAGTGCCAACCTATGTTGTAGGTGTGAATGAGGGAAATTTAAAAAAAGAAAAAGCGGTTATCATTAACAATGCCTCTTGTACTACCAATTCTTTAGCTCCCATAATGTCCGTCTTGCATGAAAAATTTGGTGTGGTTAAGGCCATGATGAGTACTGTGCATGGTTATACCAATGAACAAAATTTACAAGATGCTCCGCACAAAGATTTACGTCGCGCCAGAGCCGCGACGGAAAATATTATTCCTACCACTACCGGCGCCGCTATTGCCGTTACGGAAGTTTTGCCAGATCTAAAAGGCAAGTTTGATGGCATGGCCTTGCGCGTGCCGGTGCCAGTGGTTTCTTTATCGGATATTACGATGGTCTTGTCTAAAAAAACCACTGCAGAAGAAATCAATAGAGTTTTAACAGAAGCTTCCAAAACAGCCCGTTACAAAGGAATTATTGGTGTCTCCGATGAACCTTTGGTGTCTTCCGATTTTGTTGGCGATACTAATTCGGGCATCGTGGATTTGTTATCTACCAAAGTAATTGATGGCGATTTGGCCAAGGTGGTGATTTGGTATGACAATGAATTTGGTTACGCTAATCGTTTAATTGAAATTACAGAAAAATTTGGCGCGTAAAAATAAATTATAAATTATGGAAAATAGCAGAATTATTAGTGAAAAAATATCTTTGGCAGAATTAAAAAAAATTGCCGAAGAACGTTTTGGTGATTTGGTTAAAGCCGTAGTGGATTTGGAAAAAGGCAGTATGGTCATTGGCGGGGAAATGCATGCTGACGAAGAAAGTGTCTTACTGAATAATCAATCCAAACAAGAAAATCTTTGGGGAATAAACTTGTATCCGGAACAGCTTGGTGAAAATTTTGTGGAATTTGATTCTATGATCAATATCCGGCCACGACAAAATAACAGGTCACGGGGAGTGGAAGACGAACAGATTAGAAAAAAAATAATAGAAATAGTTGATAATCTAATAGATTATGGACACTCAACATAAAAATTTGGCAGAAGGTAGGTGGTTTACCTTATCTTTAGCAGAACAACTTGGAAATGTGGGAAGCGAGGTAGGTAGGGCGGTTAAATGGCAAAAACAAGGTAATGAAGAGCAGAAAGAAAGGGCACTGTTTAGGGCTTTTGAGCTTTTGGATTTAACCATAATGGATCCCAAATGGCTGAAGACTCCGCGTTTAAAAGAGATTTGTCGTTCTCGGGAAATGTTAGGCGCCGCTTTTTACGGGGGAGAATTTAAAAGTAGACCGGAAGAAATGGAAAAATATTTTTATTGGTATGCCGTGGAGGCACGGAAAAGCATTTAAAATTTTATTATGAAATACCTTCGTCAAGTCAAAAATTTAGCCGGCAAACGAGTGCTTATGCGCGTAGATTTTAATGTGGAGTTTAATAACGAAGGAAAGATTGAAGAACACAATGCCGTTAAAATTGAGCGTACTTTGCCCACTATTAAATATCTGATAAAACAAAAGGCCAAAATAATTTTAATTGCGCATTTGGGCCGGCCGGATGGCCAAGCGGTTAAAAATTTGCGCTTAGACGGGGTAGCTGAATTTATTTCTCAATCTTTAAAAAAATCAATTACCAAATTAGATGATGCTATCGGTTTAACGGTGGAACATCATGTAAAAGGCATGAAAAATGGTCAAGTCATTTTATTGGAAAATATCCGTTTTGAAAAAGGTGAAAAAAACAACAGTTCTATCTTAGCTAAAGAGTTAGCTAAATTAGGAGATCTTTATGTTAATGAAGCTTTTGGCGATTCCCATCGTAAGGCCGCTTCTCTCTGTGCCATTA containing:
- a CDS encoding type I glyceraldehyde-3-phosphate dehydrogenase, which gives rise to MNIAINGFGRIGRSAFKVGWGRKNFNIVGINDLTDTKTLAHLLQHDTAYHRWNHEVDFDEQNIIVDGVKVPVFASKDPTILPWKDLKVDVVIESTGKFTSEEGAKTHITAGAKKVIISAPAKGGVVPTYVVGVNEGNLKKEKAVIINNASCTTNSLAPIMSVLHEKFGVVKAMMSTVHGYTNEQNLQDAPHKDLRRARAATENIIPTTTGAAIAVTEVLPDLKGKFDGMALRVPVPVVSLSDITMVLSKKTTAEEINRVLTEASKTARYKGIIGVSDEPLVSSDFVGDTNSGIVDLLSTKVIDGDLAKVVIWYDNEFGYANRLIEITEKFGA